GACGATCCTTCTCAGGACCATTGAGTTCTTGCTTCCTGGCAGCTGTTAACAATTTTGGCTCAAGAAACTCATTAAAATTCTCTGTAGGTCTGGGCGTTCCTTACATGGACACTTAGAGATGGCTGCTGCAAGGAGGGGACACCACCGATGAGACTGGGAGCGAAAGAGCGCTCGCCgtgaggagggagagcaggggcaCCAGAGGTCCAGCCATTGGCAGGAGCCAGACACAAGGGCTTCACAGCCCTTGTTGAACATCTTGGCTTTCACCTttacttatttaaagaaaatttaatggaATAACAGTAAATGATTGTGAAGTCCCAAGATCAGGCACCATCCTAGTCAAAgataagcagagaaaaaaattccaaaaccaGAGTTCAACAAGCCTCTCTGAAATGAAGGCTCAGTACTGAGTTTTCATTATGGCTTCTCACAGCTCCAGAGTTCTGAAATTCTACCATCTGCTGCTTCTGCCTACATTGCCTTAGTTTCTTTTCTTCGGTGAGCTGACAATTTTTTTGTTATGTCAAGTGAAATCAAAGAAGAGCATTTAGTCTAATCTTTTGATCTACACTTGGTCAGGCTACACTCACTTTGGTGCCACACAAGGTGAATTTTTAGAGCTTCACTCACGCTACTCTTATGCATGTATAAGGCCCCACGTCAGAAGCCATTGTATACGCAGAGTCCGATTCAGGTGCTTGCTGGCCCCCagaaccttccaaaactcagatAGAAGCCTAAGCCAaggcttttaaagaaaaatacagtaaggaGAAAAATTAGCAAGTTAAAACAATCCATTTGAAAGAACCTTCAGGTTTAGATTTACTTGAATACTATGAACaggttacaatttttttaatcaactAAATGCTGTAACTGGagctgatttttaatatttttctgcccTTCGGCACCTCTTGCTTGCTAACCTGATGCGATACAACGTCTGCAAAAATGAGAAATTCCTTAGCTGACTAAACAGAGTCTCCCTTTCGAATTAACCTCTCAGggtttttcccttttctaaatgACTTACAGTTTTTATAGGAGTTGACTGCTTTCCACTAAAATTTGTCCACCATTAGGAGGTATTTACAGATGATTTAAGTTCAATTTGCTAAACAGTAAGTGTTCAAAAACATGCTAatgtcttcccctcccttctctttacACTAAATAAAGTTTGGAAAGTGTTTTATATAGACAGGCATTCatccaatttccttttttatcctACTGTTCTCTCTATATCTCTGAGAAAACTTAAGTGCCTTCTTCAATCAAATAGTACTTGATAAAAGAATAACTTACCACACATCTGGGGTGACAGTGTCATTCTGAGATCTCCAAGTGCTGGTTTCATAAATGGCTTCTCCATTGACTTTCAGCCACATCCCCATTTGCCTTAATCGCTCCTCGAAAATTGGAGAAATGATGCCATCTTGTGTGGGTCCAATATTCATCAAAAGATTTCCTCCACACGAAACTGTTTCTACAagttgctaaaaaaaaataaagaatagagttCTTAGAGAAAACAATTTCATCATGAATGTATCAATATATCATGTATGGACTCACACATGCATGTATGGTCACTATCTGGGAGCACCAACATGGAAGACAGAACAGGGTCCTGTGATTATAGGCCCTTGAGCTACACAAGGAGTAAAAATTGGTTCTCACAAACCCACCCTAATTAAGAATATTACCATAACTGTTATAAGGCATTTTACTGCACCTTCACCAATTCTTCAATGGTAAGGTAGTCACGGATTCCAGCGTTCCTCCGGTAGCCCCAGGAAAACTTGTCTATTGTCATGCAGTTCTCCCACTTATGTGGCAAAAGATGTCCTGGGTTATAGCGATCACTGCAGGTGTAGTAGCCGCCATGCTTACAGATGCTCCCAGCTCCCCAGCGGTCATTGGTGACCACAGTGTCCCGCACTGGGCTGGAATGAGAAGTATACTTTTTATACACaaaaagcaaacttttttttaacacaaaaggAAATGTCACTGAACACAGGCCTGAGTGAAAGGCACCCCTGAAAATTCACCAAAGTGTAACATAATACAATGCCCACGGCTTTGAAGTCAAGTAGACCTGGGCTGATTGCagtcctgtctctgtccctcccctaGTCTAGTTACCCAGTTCCTCTGCAACAACAATTTCCTCAGCTGTCCTTAGACAAGGAACAACGCATAGGACCCCACGCCCAGTGCCCAGCACTTACAAGAGTGGCAAACTATTACTGGAAGCTTCCCCTAGTAGTGTAAATGATACCAACACTGAGTTGACAATGAAGATGTTCTTCTCACCTGTGACCAAATAATCTGATGCACACACTCtagcctttctcttcctcttacaATTGTGCCTAGTACGGAAAAATCTCAGGGAAGTCATCGTGAAACTCGCTGGAGTAGGACATCCCTACAGTACTATTCATCATAACAGGTGGTACCTGCAGCACTTCTCTACTTAGAGGGGACGCTGTCGATTCACCAACTGAAGTGCACGGCTCCCAGTCTTTCCGCTGGACGGAGTACACGAACAAACTGTCGTTTCTGATACCGAGAGACTGTCCAGAGTGATTGTACGTGCACCCTTTGGGGCTCAGGGAACCCGGCAGAATACTTCCTGACGTCATAACACAATACCCAGTATCTTCTGTTGTAGTTATAAATACAAATCTGTCCCACACAGTTTAAGCCTAAGAGAGAGCTTGGTCCGAGCTCCCTGTTCTAAGGGGCGGGCAGGCTGGACCATGCTGAGAAGCAACAGGAAAGAACGGAAGACTTGAGAATGGTGGTGAGCAAAGGAGACGGACCAAGGGGACAGCCGGCAGCAAAGGttatcagagggaaagagggtAGAAAGCAGCAgcaaccagagacatttaaaagcACATACTCAGAACCAGTCAGGAATCAGTAGTTGTCCCAGAAAAGGAGATGAAAGTGGGGACCCACAAAATTCATGTCTTCAAAATTCGGCATTCTGTGATTTGCAGTCTGATTTCAAAAGCAGACTTTTGAGTTGCATTCGACTCCTGGTTTGTAACTCTTTGACTATTTTGAGGAAATATTCATATGTTTAGTAAGCCTTATTTATAATGATTTCCTCCCAGGAGCCTGACAGGAAGCATTTCAAGAAGCAAGGGAATGAAACGCACACAAGTACTGGGCGCGGTTAAGGTCCCCACGGAAATCTAAGAGCTCACGTGCCTGTCATTGTACAGCCAGGCTAAGAACCCCGTGCTGTTCCAGTAGCCGTCGGGCGCCCCTCCGTCGCCATCCGCCCACAGGACCTGGGGCCGGTACTTGCTCACCAGCTCCCGGAGCTCAGGCAGCGTCTTCGACACGGGAAATTGCCGCTTCTGGAATGAGCTGGATTCATCGTCAAGGAAGAGAGGATGAAACCACTCGAAAAGGGAATAGTACAGTCCGAAACGCAGGCCAGTCCTGTGCCTAACGGCCACCTCGAGCTCCTGGACGACATCCCTCTTTGGCCCCTCATCTACGGCGTTCCAGTTCCACGAGTGCTCGGAGCCCCACAGGGGGAAGCCTGCACGATTAGGTTAAAAACCCGTGTGAGAGTGTCCACTGAACTCCTGTGGGTCGATCTCTACTATACAAACGCCAGAACAAATTTGATCACACGTGGGATACAGAAATAACCGCCTCTACAGGCAACTCCAACGGCAATTGTTTCATAGTATATATTCCGcttttataagtgagaaaaatgagaatttaaacaaGGTAAACCGAGGCTTTTAAAAGTAACTCTCAGGGGACCCACAAGGTCTGCATAGTCTGACCTGTCTTCTGCATGTCCCTCCTTGGATTATAAGCCCCCCGGGGACAGCATTCCCTCTGCTGCGTTCTCGGTGAAGTCCCGGCCAGCTAACCGCAAGGCCTGCGTCTAACGTGAAATCAACACCAGGGGGTCACAGCTAAGACTAAAGTCTATTCCCTGGCTTTAGGATTACTTATTTGATTATAGTGTGATTCTTAGAGCGCGGGTGATCTACGGGTAGGCGTAAATCTCCTTTAGCCTCACTAGTCATTGAACTGGGGGGTAGGGAGGAGTAAGTAAGACCCTAGTGCTTGGTAGGAGTTCTGTACTTTAGAGTCCTACACCCACCATTTGTAATCCCAGCCCACTCTAAGTCATAAACTTAGATGTTGCTCCTTAAATTACCAAAGTGAGTTACCTACCAACTAAATGGGTAGGAAAAGTAATGTCTACCATTACACAACCACTGTGAaataattcctatttttaaaggaattggcATTTAGATTGCTGGTTGTTCTATCTAAAAATATTAGAAGCATTATGTAAACTGATACacttaaaaaatcatataaaatctCAACATTTTTAGTTAGTGCTTAGGAACATAGGTACATTGTTATTATCCCACCAAAATCTACAAGAATCTCTGAGAAGAGACTACATAAGGCACTTTTGTTGAAACAATTAACTCTTGTAAATTAGGACAAATCTGAGATGGACCTACTCTTTAGATTCATTCTTAAGACACTTTTAAAAGAGCTCACACTTGTTCCACCGATGTTCGTGGTAAGCTTCAAAGCAGGGTGGATATTTAAAGTCTTATTCAAAATTTTTCCGCTTCACAGGCCCTAAAATCAGGCAGTGCTGAACCGTAAACTCACACAATGGTCTTCCGCCTGACCAAGCTCAGCAGGGTCTTTTCCACGTCTGGCAATGTGGGTCCTAGAAGGTTTTTCAGTGTGAGTGTCAGCCTCTGTCCTCACAGTGTTACTGAGttgcttcatttgtttctttcaatAAGCTCACTACCTAACACTGTGTGCCATACAGCTTGGAGAAGTCCCTGGAGCAGGAAATAAGCATGTTCACAGGCAAATACACTTCCTAAATATTCATCTAAGCAGGAGAAACATCTCTATGAAGCAAATCATTAAGCCACTAGAATGTGGCCAAAgaggaaaatattctaaaatacttCTGTATTTGTGGTTGTTCCCTCCTACTCCCCTCCCCACCGCTGAAGAAAGCGATGAGGCAAAATTTCTTACACCAAGACAAGGTGGGCTTGCAGAGGAAACTGTCAAGGGAATTAACAGGAAGTTGGGAAAGTAACAGTTTATCAATGCTCTCTTGATCTTACAAACTCTTGAATGGTGATGGATGCAAATGATCCTACTAATCTAGGACTGAAGTGATGGCCAACTTCCCTGGGCCACAGGGTACCCAGATATTTAGCTAACCATTATTCTTGGTATGTCTGAGGGTATTTCTACATGAGATTAATGTTTAAATTAGTGGACTGAGCAAAGCAGATTGTCCTCCCAAATGTAGTGGGCCTCATCCTATCCGTTGAAGCCTAAGTCAAATAAAAAGCTGAGTTAGAAAAAATTCTGTCTGCTTGTCTTTGAGCTGAGACATTGGTCTTCTTCACCTTTGGACCCAGACTTGGATTAGAACCTACACCATGAACCCTCCTGGTTCTTGGGCCTTCAGATTCAGACTGGAGCGAATCAGCTGGAGTAATTGGAGTAAATATACTGGAGTAAtatcagctctcctgggtctggACCACACAGCCTCCGTGATTGTGTGGGtcaatttcatataataaatctttttatatCTACCGTACTTCccactggttctgtttctctggaaaactgACTAATACGACTACTGGGTTTCCTTTCAGCTATTCTTCTACCATCTCCGATATTTCTGGTCACCATTACATTCCCATGATCCTTTTCCTTTCAGATAATCCgtgtcagtttcttcattagcAAAGTGTCTCCCACTTGGCCCTGTAAGAGTCGGCCAAAAGCACAGCCATGCATGTCAGTAATGATACTAGACCACAGCAGCATAAACCCCATGGTGCCTTCCCAGGATGCAGTATAGAGAtggaatgaaaggaaaggaaagactaATTCCAATTATAAACTGTGACCTGAACCCCACATCCCACTTCAGATAACTTTAATCAAATTTTGGAAATGTTGTTAAATATCCATATAACAAAATgtgaccatttttattttttctgttatgtgGAGGGTATGATCTTTCTGCATACCCAATGCCTCTTAATTGGGTGGAACATGTGGTCCCTTAAATTATAAGCAAATTGTCTGTAGCCACTTATGGTCGCTCCCAAGAGAAAATTCTGAGTTCACGTGGATGACCTTGCTTTAGTTTCTTCTTCCAAAAGAACTACTTTACATTTCGTAACCATCATCCATCTTTGCAAATGTCGCACTTACTTACCTTCGTGATGTTTGGCAGTTAAGACAACATATTTGGCACCAGAAGCCTGAAAAATATCTGCCCACTGGGTTGCATTAAAAAACTTTGCTGTAAATAGTGGTCCAAAATCTTCATATTTGAAATCAGGAgggtaattatttttcataaagtcCACAAACTTCGGTATCTTTTCCTTTTGCCAGTACCACCTAtcgggaggaagagaaacagcacgTGAAATGTATAAACATTTGAAACAATCATGCCAGCTCTCTTTCCTACCCACCCCCCCTGGCTCAAATACTACCCACATTCCCTTTCTCACTTCCCCATCAGATTGACTTTTCCTGAAAGAAAGCCTATGTAAACCAAATTTCCTCTCATCTTCCATCTATCCCTCTGTGAAATTCACTCAGCTCATAAACTAGAGCATTCTAAACAACCCAGCCACACATTTGCTATTAATTCCCCGCTTTTAAATTGCAACAGGTAGTATCTATCTTTGTAACATAAGTGAGGAAGGCTTCGGAAGGAAAACTAAGTTCCTAAAACATAACATGGATCTATTACATTTACTAGCGGAGAACAGTTAAATTAGAAGATGCtgttattttaatgtattgacTCAACCTTCAGGGGTTACTTGTTACGtgcattatataatttattctgAGCAGAAGGGCCGAAACTTCCTAAGCAAGGCCTCATGAGGAAAACGATATCAGAATATAATGAATTTTGCTATgtacaatgtgcacttttttgcccaaatttttgccggaaaaataaggatgtgcgttatacatgggtagtactaattccatatctatataaatgtctttaattcttttatttatgcttatgtgttgaaagtgtaactctagaaagcaataatgatatccaaatgcaaaataataccctgcaatacaataattggttttgtttctaaatataaataaataaaa
The Desmodus rotundus isolate HL8 chromosome 11, HLdesRot8A.1, whole genome shotgun sequence genome window above contains:
- the FUCA2 gene encoding plasma alpha-L-fucosidase; the protein is MLVPEQRGPSLPLLPVLLLLLPTQCPARGAARFDPTWESLDARQLPAWFDQAKFGIFIHWGVFSVPSFGSEWFWWYWQKEKIPKFVDFMKNNYPPDFKYEDFGPLFTAKFFNATQWADIFQASGAKYVVLTAKHHEGFPLWGSEHSWNWNAVDEGPKRDVVQELEVAVRHRTGLRFGLYYSLFEWFHPLFLDDESSSFQKRQFPVSKTLPELRELVSKYRPQVLWADGDGGAPDGYWNSTGFLAWLYNDSPVRDTVVTNDRWGAGSICKHGGYYTCSDRYNPGHLLPHKWENCMTIDKFSWGYRRNAGIRDYLTIEELVKQLVETVSCGGNLLMNIGPTQDGIISPIFEERLRQMGMWLKVNGEAIYETSTWRSQNDTVTPDVWYTCKPKENVVYALFLTWPTSGQLFLGEPEATLGSTEVKLLGHGQPLKWTSLEEDGIMVELPHLTFHQMPCKWGWALALTDVT